The proteins below come from a single Miscanthus floridulus cultivar M001 chromosome 1, ASM1932011v1, whole genome shotgun sequence genomic window:
- the LOC136493517 gene encoding uncharacterized protein At1g08160-like: MPAAAMRGDITYSGRARRVAVLRCLVAALVVTILLAGLAALIFWLVVRPKPIDYTLTGAVARHFNVTPPPDATANATFYLTLAVDNPNRRVSILYEWVEFRVLYGEAAQLAIEEAPAPFRQPHRNETRLEVRAVARSVPVGEQTARELRHDLAAGQVGVDVRMRARVQFKVSGVRSRRYDLQAFCSPVVIGLAPSSARSFQSVPCDAAIS, translated from the coding sequence ATGCCGGCTGCGGCGATGCGGGGGGACATCACGTACagcgggcgggcgcggcgggtGGCCGTGCTCCGCTGCCTCGTCGCCGCGCTGGTGGTCACCATCCTCCTCGCGGGGCTGGCGGCGCTCATCTTCTGGCTCGTGGTCCGGCCCAAGCCCATCGACTACACCCTCACCGGCGCCGTGGCGCGCCACTTCAACGTGACGCCGCCGCCCGACGCCACGGCCAACGCGACGTTCTACCTCACGCTCGCCGTCGACAACCCGAACCGGCGCGTGTCGATCCTGTACGAGTGGGTGGAGTTCCGCGTGCTGTACGGCGAGGCGGCGCAGCTGGCGATCGAGGAGGCGCCGGCGCCGTTCCGGCAGCCGCACCGCAACGAGACGCGGCTGGAGGTGCGCGCCGTGGCGCGGTCGGTGCCCGTCGGGGAGCAGACCGCGCGGGAGCTGCGGCACGACCTCGCTGCGGGGCAGGTGGGCGTCGACGTCCGGATGCGCGCGCGCGTCCAGTTCAAGGTCTCCGGCGTCAGGAGCAGGCGCTACGACCTGCAGGCGTTCTGCTCGCCCGTCGTCATCGGCCTCGCGCCGTCGTCTGCAAGGTCGTTCCAGAGCGTGCCGTGCGACGCAGCCATCTCGTGA